From a single Cotesia glomerata isolate CgM1 linkage group LG6, MPM_Cglom_v2.3, whole genome shotgun sequence genomic region:
- the LOC123267961 gene encoding uncharacterized protein LOC123267961, with amino-acid sequence MPRRKVDPGFSEARSDNLPRVDAFMVASYLVTNSNFVSAEMQGAKANLSGRQSYGDAAIEFVQLKLHGPECTLKCLICPEHRVHNKTYRVTLVLNIVEEEILSIQCDDCAASSGGCKHAIAFIMWLHRRSEEPSPTDIECYWRKSVLSQVGSSIKFIMVKDFASTKESIALNKPFNALEEFVKRTNQKTVQSQILKYFNDVNNEQSLSIHNLLVNFINEGGTSYDEFLTFSRSRMSKDLCERIEKMTQDQANCELWFTLRYGRVTASKAYEASRCNTPNGILVELLVGGKKLRNTKAMERGKKLEAMVLQQVEQKMKKKFNKCGLFLSEKYPYLGASPDAIDDEFFIEIKCPTSDKSARTYIDTNNYDKVAMKYITQMQMQMLFAGRKKAMFVVADPNFEHKKSNKIIKIKNVLF; translated from the exons atgccTCGAAGAAAAGTCGATCCTGGTTTCAGTGAAGCTCGATCCGATAATCTACCTCGTGTTGATGCTTTTATGGTCGCATCTTACTTAGTTACTAACTCCAATTTTGTATCTGCAGAAATGCAAGGCGCAAAAGCTAACCT GTCCGGAAGACAGTCGTATGGAGATGCTGCTATTGAATTTGTTCAACTAAAACTTCATGGGCCAGAATGTACTCTCAAATGTCTTATTTGTCCTGAGCACAGAGTACACAATAAAACATATAGAGTGACTcttgttttaaatattgttgAGGAAGAGATTTTATCGATTCAATGTGATGATTGTGCCGCATCGTCAG GTGGATGCAAGCATGCGATTGCTTTTATAATGTGGCTACACAGAAGATCTGAAGAACCATCACCGACGGATATTGAATGTTATTGGCGAAAATCAGTTCTATCTCAAGTTGGatcatcaataaaattcattatggTAAAAGATTTTGCCAGTACTAAAGAATCGATTGCTTTGAATAAACCTTTTAATGCATTAGAAGAATTTGTAAAAAGAACAAATCAAAAAACTGTACAgagtcaaattttaaaatacttcaATGATGTAAATAACGAGCAAAGTCTTTcgattcataatttattagtaaatttcattaatgaaGGAGGAACATCTtatgatgaatttttaacattcagCAGAAGTCGAATGTCAAAAGATTTGTGTGAgcgaattgaaaaaatgactcAAGATCAAGCAAACTGTGAGCTCTGGTTTACATTGCGCTACGGACGAGTTACTGCATCAAAGGCATATGAAGCATCACGTTGTAATACACCGAATGGAATTTTAGTGGAGTTGTTGGTCGGTGGTAAAAAATTGCGGAATACAAAAGCTATGGAACGAGGCAAAAAATTAGAAGCAATGGTTTTACAACAAGTTGAACagaagatgaaaaaaaagtttaataaatgtggtttatttttatccgAAAAATATCCTTATCTAGGAGCTTCGCCTGATGCTATTGACgacgaattttttattgaaattaaatgcCCAACGTCAGATAAAAGTGCTCGTACATATATTGATACTAATAATTACGATAAAGTAGCAATGAAGTACATAACGCAAATGCAAATGCAAATGCTTTTTGCCGGAAGAAAAAAAGCGATGTTTGTTGTTGCAGACCCGAACTTCGAACATAAAAAA agcaataaaataattaagatcAAAAACGTATTATTTTAA
- the LOC123266766 gene encoding uncharacterized protein LOC123266766, translated as MENYLEWKMIGGNKRMKSNILPHKYIEESKLTSVEVSPMEVDQPSSEKSSFNFDDKMIGRNSSNNIDNMDLEYLDTANSTATQDFKASASNVFYDNFPPQTIKVNAAVQVKIRNLYRSTQIQCKPQTKDRATSPIKIFSGVKNLDDSCSLSISNNQVMNTSNTTVSSFPTSSDNLLSTNPSTENEWKSQYQQEEFQKLNLKQTFQKIQQSPRKYIGIPNDCMDIIDILRTAKLSDVEIFLTLKKIRLNESFAILADDFGMSTSNVSRTFTKTLPIITEYLKDFIIWPLSAKIKQQLPMSFRSRYAAVESIIDCLEIEIEKPTDPVKQSLTWSEYKKCNTVKYLVSCTPDGIVNFISPGYGGRASDAEIVSNSGYLDYLKPGAAVLADRGFKHIENLVVAKKCTLIRPPTVSSNKQPTHDEVIATKRIASLRIHIERLIRRIREFHICEPHSCVNVKLIPQMDNIITIVAALTNLQGPLIKKNISNIRD; from the coding sequence atggaaaattatttagagTGGAAAATGATTGGTGGTAACAAACGGATGAAAAGTAATATTTTGCCACATAAATACATTGAAGAATCAAAACTGACAAGTGTAGAAGTTTCTCCAATGGAAGTAGATCAACCAAGTTCTGAGAAATCCAGCTTCaattttgatgataaaatGATAGGTCGAAATTCAAGCAATAATATCGATAATATGGATCTGGAATATTTGGATACTGCAAATTCTACTGCAACTCAAGATTTTAAAGCCAGTGCATCTAatgttttttatgataattttccTCCTCAAACTATAAAAGTTAATGCTGCAGTTCAAGTCAAGATAAGAAATTTGTATAGGAGTACACAAATTCAGTGTAAACCTCAAACAAAAGACCGTGCAACTTCTCCCATTAAAATATTCTctggagtaaaaaatttggatgACTCATGTTCTTTATCAATTagtaataatcaagtaatgaACACATCAAATACAACAGTAAGTTCATTCCCAACTTCTTCAGATAACCTTTTGTCGACAAATCCAAGTACTGAAAATGAGTGGAAAAGCCAATATCAACAAGAagaattccaaaaattaaatttaaaacaaactttccaaaaaattcaacaatcaCCTCGTAAATATATCGGTATTCCAAACGACTGTATGGATATTATCGATATTTTACGGACTGCTAAATTAAGTGATGTTGAAATCTTTctcacattaaaaaaaataagactaAATGAAAGTTTTGCTATTTTAGCAGATGATTTTGGGATGTCTACTTCTAATGTAAGTCGTACATTTACTAAGACCTTGCCAATCATAACTGAGTATTTAAAAGACTTCATTATTTGGCCTTTATCTGcaaaaattaaacaacaatTGCCAATGAGTTTCAGGAGTCGTTATGCCGCAGTTGAATCGATCATTGATTGTttggaaattgaaattgaaaagcCAACAGACCCAGTTAAACAATCATTGACATGGTcagaatacaaaaaatgtaataCTGTGAAATATTTAGTATCTTGTACTCCAGATGGTATAGTTAATTTCATATCACCAGGTTATGGTGGTAGAGCATCTGATGCAGAAATAGTTTCAAACTCTGGATACTTGGATTATTTAAAGCCAGGTGCAGCTGTATTAGCAGATAGAGGTTTCAaacatattgaaaatttagtagttgcgaaaaaatgtacattaaTTAGACCTCCTACAGTAAGCTCTAATAAGCAACCAACTCATGATGAAGTCATTGCGACGAAACGAATCGCTAGCCTTCGAATTCACATTGAAAGGTTAATAAGAAGAATCAGAGAATTTCATATTTGTGAACCTCATTCATGTGttaatgttaaattgattCCGCAAATGGATAATATTATCACGATTGTCGCTGCTTTAACTAATTTACAAGGaccactgataaaaaaaaacataagtaACATtagagattaa
- the LOC123267962 gene encoding uncharacterized protein LOC123267962, translating to MDFDKKCINCNIYLRKAVGYKKVVMTIDEANIATEKIGKRVLVNDAFCSKCRVILTRPPILKNTQDSSADQVSIKSQPIFSQSSSTTVSSVSSSEDPSYVIEEKMEEELEFVELGFPRIISTHKYCCLCGLSDNITIVPFEARKQVFSTRRLFIPEGNRCCKDHIIKKRFYNEEINNFRIYSNTSVFEVRDLEKLLGQLAIGTDSSIIDNIGDHSFSEKQLEVFTSLTWEKLIKLREMLTSMRKSVNRNVIQALVIFFFKLRTGNSNAVISSIFGLAREQMVSDYCDEVISSFEKDVLPQYFGIDAISRETLLANTSNTAKVLYQVKDDQLIFICDGTYIRHQKSANNEYQRKSYSGQKKVPLCKPFTICTTNGFVIDMLGPYTANMNDAEIMRIILSDPNGLIKLLKKGDIIVVDRGFRDVIVYLEELGFKVLMPALKGKRNQLTTDESNESRFVTKIRWVVEAVHGDIKQKFRILDHKLDNKWLPKTGVFYRIACFLHNEFGKRLDSDLDLSEKIIAAMNSKKYQDNTLASEVETNRWARRKIPFATITSDMLTDFPELTEQELKILFTGSYQMSQAVSYLAEMMDENGTIILYYLKITPNIIKFKVRSRHISSKTYHCFVEYQSNKNDISGITRYCCDCANGRRTVGCCSHIAAIIYYLSHARYLAKIVKPAEILSRLFIDEKISVVVDEDSDKD from the coding sequence atggattttgataaaaaatgtatcaattGTAACATATATTTGCGTAAAGCAGTTGGTTATAAAAAAGTTGTTATGACAATTGATGAAGCTAATATTGCGACAGAAAAGATTGGAAAGAGAGTTCTTGTTAATGATGCCTTTTGTAGTAAGTGTCGAGTTATTTTAACAAGACCACCTATACTTAAGAACACTCAGGATTCATCTGCAGATCAAGTTAGTATCAAAAGTCAGCCAATTTTTTCTCAGTCTTCATCCACTACTGTTTCATCCGTATCATCATCTGAAGATCCTTCATAtgttattgaagaaaaaatggaAGAAGAGTTAGAATTTGTGGAGTTGGGTTTTCCCCGAATCATATCGACACATAAATACTGTTGCCTTTGTGGATTATCAGATAATATCACAATTGTTCCATTTGAAGCACGCAAACAAGTATTTTCGACAAGACGACTCTTTATTCCTGAAGGAAATCGGTGTTGTAAAGATCACATTATAAAAAAGCGGTTttataatgaagaaattaacaattttcggATTTATTCGAATACCAGTGTATTTGAAGTTCgtgatttggaaaaattacttGGGCAGCTGGCTATTGGCACTGATTCGtctataattgataatattgGAGATCACTCGTTTTCAGAAAAACAGTTGGAGGTATTTACGAGCCTTACCtgggaaaaattgataaaacttcGTGAAATGTTAACGTCGATGAGAAAATCAGTGAATCGTAATGTCATTCAAGCtctcgttattttttttttcaaattacgaACAGGAAATTCAAATGCAGTGATATCTTCCATTTTTGGTTTAGCTCGGGAACAAATGGTATCCGACTACTGTGATGAAGTAATATCTTCATTTGAAAAAGATGTTTTACCTCAGTATTTCGGAATCGATGCTATTAGTAGGGAGACATTACTCGCCAATACCTCTAATACTGCTAAAGTGCTGTATCAAGTGAAAGATGACCAGTTGATATTCATTTGCGATGGAACATATATTCGTCATCAAAAAAGTGCAAATAACGAATACCAGAGGAAATCATATTCTGGTCAAAAGAAAGTTCCTCTGTGCAAACCATTCACGATATGTACTACAAATGGTTTCGTTATAGATATGCTCGGGCCATATACAGCTAATATGAACGATGCTGAGATTATGAGAATCATCTTAAGTGATCCCAATGGTCTGATCAAGTTGCTGAAAAAAGGTGACATTATTGTAGTTGATCGTGGCTTCCGGGATGTGATAGTATATTTAGAAGAATTGGGGTTTAAAGTGCTAATGCCTGCTCTCAAAGGAAAACGCAATCAACTGACCACAGATGAATCAAATGAATCCCGTTTTGTTACCAAAATCCGTTGGGTTGTTGAAGCAGTACATGGAGATATTAAGCAGAAGTTTAGGATTTTAGATCATAAACTAGACAATAAATGGCTTCCAAAAACTGGTGTTTTTTATCGAATCGCTTGTTTTCTGCACAATGAATTTGGTAAGAGACTTGATTCTGATCTCGAtctttctgaaaaaattattgccgCCATGAACTCAAAAAAGTATCAAGATAATACCTTAGCCTCAGAAGTAGAGACTAATCGTTGGGCAAGAAGAAAAATTCCTTTTGCAACAATAACTTCAGATATGTTAACTGATTTTCCTGAATTAACGGAACAAGAACTCAAAATTCTATTCACGGGATCATATCAAATGTCTCAAGCTGTCTCGTATTTAGCTGAAATGATGGATGAAAACGGAACGAtaatactttattatttaaaaattacacctaatattataaaattcaaagtcAGATCTCGACATATTAGTTCGAAGACATATCATTGTTTTGTTGAATATCAATCAAATAAgaacgatatctctggaataACTCGATATTGTTGTGATTGTGCAAATGGTAGACGTACTGTTGGATGTTGCTCACACATTGCTGCTATTATATACTATTTATCTCACGCCCGATACTTAGCGAAAATCGTAAAACCAGCTGAGATACTTAGTCGTCTgtttattgatgaaaaaatcagTGTCGTCGTGGATGAAGACAGTGATAAAGACTAG
- the LOC123267963 gene encoding uncharacterized protein LOC123267963 produces MRQVARKPDPLSAQVLLATALVQVCPHHGNLITARVLIDQGSELSFMKQSLFKKLGQPLQRDMVMLKGIGNVSAGSSLGVSTIELRSLCTTASMHVSMHILPTLTVDLPSFVIADPKWPHLENLKLADPQYLQPRPVDIILGASPAAQIMNAEIQRGPRNAPIAQSTTLGWIVYGAVTAKHASTSHAALHASVDTELQDAIAKFWEQEEVPSGNSPLNTAEEDECEIHFRQTHYRQPDGRYVVRLPLKTLESQLGDSINAAMGSLRRLITRLSREREYSDMYRAFMAEYIQLGHMVRVLVNELPANAYFLPHHGVLKLDSATTKLRTVFNGSCATSTGISLNDILHAGPKTQIDIFDVMLRILCSRILFATDITKMFRPIEVDSLDWPLQCILWIDENELIDAYCLKTVTYGTASAPFDAVRVLIQLVKDEGHRFPLAVALMLKTRYVDDIYGGADNEEDAIKAAVQTKALCAAGCFPLAKWASNSPRLLAEVASEKQLDTPLKEISDAPVKVLGMYWNSRTDALQFKYTLPPVTPKTKRAILSEIAKLYDPLGLLAPIVVKAKIFMQNQWLDRVSWDEQLSPSLIHKWTGYREDLRNIESIRIPRWNNIAPGATMELHGFLDASQNAMAAAVYLRVTDADGNIKVSLLCSKTQVAPLKTMTIPRLELSAAWLLIQLILHVKEVQSLENVRINLWTDSAVTLAWIKSPAIRWKTFVRNRVGKIQETLRDVSWKFIPGKQNPADCASRESSWPTLEPPIDNATHREERQGLTLVTWKAENCLLQQLLSHYTQLFPLLRKLSIWHRAIDRFKRVPQSSLAYPLTPSDLERAKLTLIKFTQGQYFAREIHTLQDGDGLPKNNSITKLTPFIDHQGVLRVGGRLKNALLDPEERHPAILP; encoded by the exons ATGAGACAAGTTGCCAGAAAACCTG ATCCGCTTTCCGCTCAAGTATTGCTAGCTACCGCCTTAGTCCAGGTATGCCCGCATCATGGTAATTTAATCACCGCCAGAGTGTTGATTGATCAAGGTTCAGAGCTCTCATTTATGAAACAGTCGCTCTTCAAGAAGCTTGGACAACCGCTACAGCGTGACATGGTCATGCTCAAGGGCATTGGCAATGTCTCCGCAGGAAGCTCACTAGGTGTGAGCACAATTGAGCTTCGTTCGCTGTGTACGACCGCATCAATGCATGTCAGCATGCATATTCTACCAACACTGACGGTAGATCTTCCATCGTTCGTGATCGCTGATCCGAAATGGCCGCATCTTGAGAATCTCAAGCTCGCTGACCCACAGTATCTACAGCCACGCCCTGTAGATATTATTCTAGGTGCATCACCAGCCGCACAGATCATGAACGCAGAGATTCAACGAGGACCTCGCAATGCTCCTATTGCACAATCCACCACGCTTGGTTGGATTGTCTATGGAGCTGTCACCGCTAAACACGCTTCAACATCACACGCAGCACTACATGCGTCAGTAGATACTGAATTACAAGACGCTATCGCTAAGTTTTGGGAACAGGAAGAAGTTCCATCAGGAAATTCACCGCTCAACACCGCTGAAGAAGACGAATGTGAAATTCACTTTCGTCAAACGCATTATCGACAGCCTGATGGACGCTACGTAGTGAGATTACCGCTTAAGACCCTTGAGAGTCAACTTGGCGACTCTATCAACGCAGCTATGGGGTCACTCCGCAGATTAATAACTCGCTTGTCGCGAGAAAGAGAATATTCTGACATGTATCGTGCATTCATGGCAGAATACATTCAACTAGGACACATGGTACGAGTACTAGTCAACGAATTGCCCGCAAACGCTTACTTCTTGCCTCACCATGGGGTATTGAAGCTTGATAGTGCCACTACGAAGCTCCGCACAGTGTTCAATGGTTCCTGTGCAACATCTACAGGAATTTCATTGAACGACATTCTCCACGCAGGACCCAAAAcgcaaattgacatttttgatgtGATGTTGAGAATCCTTTGCAGCAGGATTCTATTCGCTACTGACATCACCAAGATGTTCAGACCGATTGAGGTCGACTCGCTTGATTGGCCGCTTCAGTGCATTCTCTGGATAGATGAGAATGAGTTAATAGACGCTTACTGTCTCAAGACAGTCACATACGGAACCGCTAGTGCACCTTTTGACGCAGTACGTGTACTTATCCAACTAGTAAAGGATGAAGGACACCGCTTTCCGCTAGCTGTTGCTCTAATGTTGAAAACACGCTACGTAGATGACATCTACGGTGGAGCAGACAACGAAGAAGACGCTATCAAGGCTGCAGTACAAACAAAAGCTCTGTGTGCAGCAGGCTGCTTCCCGCTTGCCAAATGGGCTAGCAATAGCCCACGGTTACTCGCTGAAGTCGCTTCAGAAAAGCAGCTGGATACACCGCTTAAAGAAATCAGTGATGCACCAGTAAAAGTCCTGGGCATGTACTGGAATTCACGCACTGACGCTCTCCAGTTCAAGTACACGCTACCGCCAGTGACGCCCAAGACAAAAAGAGCTATTTTGTCTGAAATCGCTAAGCTGTATGACCCGCTAGGACTTCTCGCACCAATAGTCGTCAAAGCCAAGATCTTTATGCAAAATCAGTGGCTAGATAGAGTGTCATGGGATGAACAATTGTCACCATCACTCATTCACAAATGGACTGGATACCGCGAGGATCTTCGAAACATCGAATCCATCCGCATTCCACGCTGGAATAATATAGCACCTGGAGCAACTATGGAATTGCACGGGTTCTTAGACGCTTCGCAAAACGCTATGGCTGCCGCTGTTTATTTGAGAGTCACTGACGCTGATGGGAACATAAAGGTCTCACTTTTGTGTTCAAAAACGCAAGTAGCACCGCTGAAGACCATGACAATCCCACGCTTGGAATTATCTGCCGCATGGTTGCTAATACAACTGATACTTCATGTTAAAGAAGTTCAGTCGCTTGAAAATGTCAGGATCAATCTCTGGACTGACTCCGCCGTGACTCTCGCATGGATTAAAAGTCCAGCAATCCGCTGGAAGACATTCGTCCGCAATAGAGTGGGAAAAATCCAAGAAACGCTTCGAGATGTCTCCTGGAAATTTATTCCAGGAAAACAAAACCCCGCTGACTGCGCTTCAAGAG AATCCTCTTGGCCCACTCTGGAGCCTCCAATCGATAACGCAACGCATCGAGAAGAACGCCAAGGTCTGACACTAGTAACTTGGAAAGCAGAAAATTGCCTGCTCCAACAATTACTGTCGCATTACACGCAGCTGTTTCCACTGCTACGGAAGCTTAGCATCTGGCATCGTGCCATCGACCGCTTTAAAAGAGTTCCACAATCTTCGCTGGCCTACCCGCTTACTCCATCAGACCTGGAGCGCGCTAAATTGACCTTGATTAAGTTCACTCAAGGACAATACTTCGCTAGAGAGATTCACACGCTACAAGATGGTGATGGTCTGCCAAAAAATAACAGCATCACTAAGCTGACTCCGTTCATCGACCATCAGGGGGTCCTGAGAGTCGGTGGCCGCTTGAAAAACGCATTGCTGGACCCAGAAGAGAGGCATCCAGCGATTCTACCGTGA
- the LOC123267964 gene encoding uncharacterized protein LOC123267964: protein MFSSAVHLELVTDYTAAAFITAYRRFTSRRGSRTLRELSTLIAQDDTNWKFNPPGAPHFGGKWEAAVKSIKFHLRRTIGDSLLTLEQYSTLLAQIEAILNSRPLTPLNEDPADLAVLTPGHFLIGQSLTAIPEPSLTDLQPARISHWEQVQQMVQHFWKRYYQDCIHRYQAISKWHHRHNQIKVGSVVLITTEDLPPTKWPLAKVIAVHPGEDGQIRVVTVKTVNTELVRPITKLCVLSLTHEEDDLFDAAANPGENVR, encoded by the exons ATGTTCAGTTCAGCTGTACATTTAGAGCTAGTAACTGACTACACCGCCGCCGCTTTCATCACCGCTTATCGCCGCTTCACTAGTCGCCGAG GATCCCGCACATTACGAGAATTATCAACCTTGATCGCTCAAGATGACACGAACTGGAAATTCAATCCGCCTGGAGCTCCACATTTTGGAGGAAAATGGGAAGCCGCTGtgaaatctatcaaatttcaCCTTCGAAGAACAATCGGAGACTCGCTGTTGACGCTTGAGCAATATTCAACGCTACTGGCTCAAATTGAAGCCATATTGAATTCCAGACCGCTCACACCGCTGAATGAAGATCCTGCTGACCTGGCTGTACTGACTCCAGGTCACTTCTTAATCGGACAGTCACTGACCGCTATCCCAGAGCCATCGCTGACAGATTTACAACCTGCTCGGATCTCGCACTGGGAACAAGTCCAGCAAATGGTTCAACATTTCTGGAAACGCTACTACCAGGACTGCATCCACCGCTACCAGGCCATTTCAAAGTGGCATCATCGACACAACCAGATCAAGGTGGGTTCAGTTGTACTGATCACCACTGAGGATCTCCCGCCAACCAAGTGGCCATTAGCCAAAGTAATTGCTGTCCATCCAGGTGAAGATGGACAAATCCGCGTAGTAACTGTTAAGACAGTTAACACAGAGCTGGTACGTCCAATTACAAAGCTCTGTGTCCTGTCGCTAACGCATGAAGAAGATGATCTTTTCGACGCAGCCGCCAACCCGGGGGAGaatgttcggtga